A stretch of DNA from Rattus rattus isolate New Zealand chromosome 1, Rrattus_CSIRO_v1, whole genome shotgun sequence:
agagattgagagagagattgagagggagattgagagggagagagagagaaggagagagagacattcctatctttctttttttccctctttttcacCTTTCAAGAATCTCCTTGACAGTAGGCGTTGTGAATGATTCCAAGAAAAGCACTGAGTGCTGCTCTTAAGAGTTTTCTGGATGAACTAATGAATCAAAGCTATCCTGTCAGGTTTTATTGGCTTGTTGGACTTGGGCATGTGCTGCAGCTGTTTGAAAATGTGGCTTTCTGTGAAAACACCCTTCAGAGTTCTACGGGTTATACTTCTTATCGCTTAGACACCggtttctgtctttttctacGAGGTAGGAATTCAAGACACTGATCCAGGAATAAGAAGTCTGACCTGCCTTTGTGCATTTTATTgcatggtgggaggggagagcccTCAATGAAAATCCACTTTTTCCCTCAAACGGGGTGAACAGCCCCCAAAGACCTCTCTACTCTGCTCCtgagtcccttccttccttcccggTGCCTGGGAAAAATAGGTCCATGAAGGAAGAAGCCCCATGCAGGGAGTCTCAGCTGACTGGATAGCTTGCTGCCAGCCTCCACTCAGAGCAGACAcggaaaaaatattcaataccATTTGGGAGCTTCTGTCCTCCTTTGATGATTCCATCCCAAGAAAAGTCACAGGAGACCTTTAGTTTATCAAAGCCTTTAGCAGCACCAGATCTGTTCAGATATCTAACCTCTGTCTTATTATCCGTATTTCAAGCCAATAATCCCACGCTGTAATGTGCAGTTCTCCTTCACtctgagctgctcttaactcctaTCTGCCAGCCTCCGTGGCCTTTATTCTATGATTATTGCCCGTGAAATCATCTCTCtccacctggctctgtctcctggacCCCACACCCGACCTGTGGCTCTTCTGTCCGGCTGTTGGCTGTGGGCAACAACTGCAGTTAACCAATAGCACTAAATCAAGAAGTTAGGTCTCACTGTAGGTGCAGATTCCCTTGTTTTCGGTACCAAGCCTGGCTTGGGGGCAAATATTTCATCATGACAACGCAATTCAAAAGATCAAACCCCCAAACAAGACCAACACATTTAGCCATCTTTCTTTGGTCTCCAAGGGAAAAATGAATGACATTGAATTACATAGACTGGCTGGGATTGGGTGGGCCTGTGGTAGTGGATAATAAAAGCAAACCTCTCAAAACCCACACTGTCTAGTCAAAGAAATACCCAAAGGAAGCTGAAAAGAGGGAAGACAGCAAACAATTCACAACTGGAGAAAACTTGTGTTTTACTCACAGAGGGAGAGTAGATCtcacaaagagcagagacaggcaggcacatTTCACTGAAGCACTTTGGGGCTGACAGGAAGCCATCAGCCAGAAAATGCTTTTGGGGGAGGGTGAGGTTCCAGCAAAGGAAACGGGGAGGGTCCTGCCCAGGAGGGGCGAGGAGGAGAGCCAACTTCCCGGTTGAGGTCCAACTGGGCACTGAGGTCAGCAGAGCTCTGAGAGGAGAGGGGCAAGAAGATCATACTGTAGCCTCTCTGGAACCCTCTTCCTGTTGGGGACCAGCTCTCCTCATTGCCAActccacttcctctttctctgctcctggcTGAGAGCTGGTAGAGTCTGTCGACCCAAACAAACCGAGATGCACAGCAAACCAaacgaaaaaaaaagaaaccaaggaaaagcaaatcaaaggcAAACGGTGCGCTCTGTGCTGGAGCCTTCACAGTTGCCCCAAATCGGTCCTCTGGCCAACAAATTCCGTCTGGGTTCAATTTTTCAGGCCGCGATCGATCGGCCCGCAATCCTACAACCCGGTTGATGAAGGGGGGGCGGGAGAGGGCAGGAGACCCTCAACCTCTGTCCGGCGTGGCGCGCGGACTGGGCGAACAGCGTCCGCTGTGCCCTGCTGTGCTCTGGCGGCCGCGCTCTCTGGCGCTCTCAGACTCAGAAGGAGCCTTCCTCCCAGCACAGTCAGCCAAAGCACAAGAGCTACCAGTGAACTATTAAAGCAGCACAAACTCCAGCTCAATGGAAAGGTCGCCTTGCTCTCGTTCGCCCTCTGCAGGCGAGCTCGCAATCGTAACGCTCCAGAATGCAGCCTGTGCATCTATTCCTGGTGGGAGGGGTGATGCTGAGCTGCAGCCAGGCCAGCTCACTTGATTGGGGTGCATCTGGGAGCCTGCCCCTGCTGCGCCGCGAAACTGCGCCCTTCTTTGGGGAGCTGAAAAGCATACCGGGCCACCAGTGCCTGCGGGACAGAACCCATTTCCGATGTCCCTGGAAGAAAGGACCCATCACTCAGGTGAAGCTGAATAAAGCCACCAGTTGCTACTCGCAGGTGCTCAGGCTGACCCTCGACCTCTTTGGCACTGAAACCAGCAGAGATGCCTGGTCAGAGAGGGCGCTTGGGCGACTGCTACACAGCCTGTCCAGAGAGCTGAAAGTGCTAGACAGGACAAGAGAGCAGGACCAGTCCTGTCCACTGCCCTTTGCCCTGGCCATCTGCACCTACTTCCTAGGAATCTTCCACTATCTGAAGGTGAAGACCCACAAGCCTTGCGCCTGGGAGATCATCCGAGTAGAAATGCAAGGGGCCCTTTCCACATTCCACTGTCTGGGAGAAGGAGCCCCAGGAAGGGAGAAGTTCCTGCAGACAActctgctctcatgaccccaggctGCTTTCTCCCAACTCAGAGCCGACACTCAGATTCGGATTCAGCACCGGATGAAATTTGTCTACATCGAAAAAGAACCGCGATCCTTGATGTCTTACCGGCTGGCCCAGCACCAATCATATTGTACACCACACCTCTGAATgtttgaagaaaaagagaaggtttTGCATTTCAGTTGGTCTCTAAATAAATTGATGATTTCCAGTTTATCTCGACAAGTTTTAATCGCAGGTGGGAGGTGTCCATGTGCCATGGGAGTTGGAAAATGGTGATTCTTGCAGTAAGAACTTCTGTAGTGTGTCTCCCAGATCATGCCCACTGGTTCGCACCTCTGACACCAGGGATATGTGTACCTCAGTCGGAAATACATAACGCCCTCAGGTCCCGGTCAGCTTGCAGGCACACGGCTTCCTGCTGCCCGATTTGTACCTGACAACGAAGGCAGGGGTCAGCCCAGCTCAGCAGAACATAGAGCTTACAGTGTCCCAGACACCACCAGACCTGTCCGTTGGCTATGCTCTTAGTGCTAGTGTTGTGAGAGTACAGACACCAGTGCTGTGTCCAGCCTGACAGTGGAAACCTGGTGAGCAGGGAGGCCCCTGAGGCTCTAATGAGAGATGGGGAGttccctcctctgtctgcctcctgagaagcAGGAAAAACTCTGAGTTAACCCAGGAAAAGGACAAAGGTCAGCAGGTGGAGAGTGAAGGACCATCCTGTCCTCTTAGAGGGGACACATTGGATCTTGGACTTGGACCTTATCGGTGTGTTTAGAGCTCCCAGTGAACTAATTTCCTTTTCCTGGCGTTTGaatatcttttctctctttcttcctggatattatatttatttccatttcaaatgttctctcctctccctgcttcccttctgcAACTCCCCTGTCCCATagcatctttccttcttctatgatggtgctccccacc
This window harbors:
- the LOC116893497 gene encoding interferon alpha-C-like; this encodes MQPVHLFLVGGVMLSCSQASSLDWGASGSLPLLRRETAPFFGELKSIPGHQCLRDRTHFRCPWKKGPITQVKLNKATSCYSQVLRLTLDLFGTETSRDAWSERALGRLLHSLSRELKVLDRTREQDQSCPLPFALAICTYFLGIFHYLKVKTHKPCAWEIIRVEMQGALSTFHCLGEGAPGREKFLQTTLLS